In Phenylobacterium zucineum HLK1, one DNA window encodes the following:
- a CDS encoding universal stress protein: MAPSDPANAGGGRILLATDLSARCDRALDRACALAEAWDATLHVVTAVEADAATAAAVGAAARAEAEAELADAIGERPVRRQVEVVAGRPDAVICEAARRLKPDLIVVGVARNEILGRMRPGRTVEALVREACAPFLVVKRRTRGPYGQVLVPSDFSPAAEQALVRAAAMFPEAAFTLLHAYRVPFTGFLSESEHDAEMRAMALEDQQAFVERVQAEAGRPLNITPRVEYGGPDERIDRFLRDHAPDLMVLGAHARGGLLERLAPDVAGRLLMAAACDVLVVPERSVARAAPSRTQTA; the protein is encoded by the coding sequence ATGGCCCCATCCGACCCTGCGAACGCCGGCGGCGGACGCATCCTGCTCGCCACCGACCTCAGCGCAAGGTGCGACCGCGCGCTGGACCGGGCCTGCGCCCTGGCCGAGGCCTGGGACGCGACGCTCCACGTGGTCACCGCCGTCGAGGCCGACGCCGCGACCGCCGCTGCGGTCGGGGCGGCGGCCCGCGCCGAGGCGGAGGCCGAGCTTGCCGACGCCATCGGCGAGCGTCCGGTGCGCCGACAGGTGGAGGTGGTCGCCGGCCGGCCCGACGCGGTGATCTGCGAGGCCGCCCGCCGCCTGAAGCCCGACCTGATCGTGGTCGGCGTGGCCCGCAACGAGATCCTCGGCCGCATGCGGCCGGGCCGCACGGTCGAGGCCCTGGTGCGCGAGGCCTGCGCGCCCTTCCTCGTCGTCAAGCGCCGGACGCGCGGACCCTACGGCCAGGTGCTGGTCCCCAGCGACTTTTCCCCCGCCGCCGAGCAGGCGCTGGTCCGCGCCGCCGCCATGTTCCCGGAGGCGGCCTTCACCCTGCTCCACGCCTACCGGGTGCCGTTCACCGGCTTCCTCAGCGAGAGCGAGCACGACGCGGAGATGCGGGCGATGGCGCTGGAGGACCAGCAGGCCTTCGTCGAGCGGGTGCAGGCGGAAGCCGGTCGCCCGCTGAACATCACTCCGCGCGTCGAGTACGGGGGCCCCGATGAGCGGATCGACCGGTTCCTGCGCGACCATGCGCCCGACCTGATGGTGCTGGGCGCCCACGCGCGCGGCGGCCTGCTGGAACGCCTGGCGCCCGACGTGGCGGGCCGGCTGCTGATGGCGGCGGCCTGCGACGTGCTGGTGGTCCCGGAACGGTCGGTGGCCCGGGCCGCCCCTTCGAGGACGCAGACGGCCTGA
- a CDS encoding ABC transporter permease, producing the protein MRPAPLDRKLLRDLVRLRWQVLAIALLIACGVSVAVMAFSAQQALADAQAGFYAETRFGDVFAQARRAPLSRARELTRIDGVTVADARIVEAGLMDVPGLSRPAVARVVSLPEDEARALNQIRLVRGRMPDPASRDEVVALKTFMDAAGVKLGDRLTTVLEGRAFSFTIVGAALSPEYVYVPAPQSFMPDDAHQGVFWAPRATVERAAGMTGAFNAVSLKLAPGASLPRVLQDVDRILAPYGGLAARGREDQPSHAFLEAELKELSTSASILPPVFLAIAAALVHLVVSRMVDAEREQIGLLKAFGYRDGEAAQPYLKTAAAIGLVGALGGGLIGALLGAAIVDLYREYFRFPDLAGRFHWPAFLIASTVAVGATLAGSVSAVRRAAALSPAVAMQPLRPAVYRRGLLDRLTPGRAIDEASRMIVRNLERFPVRAGLAVAGLAASLALLVGVQFMFDSFDRLIDQAYYRIQRWSESVGFIEGRSVAAAAELGRLPGVYAVEPVRGAAARLKANGRQELTQVVGLDPGPALQRPLDAEGRPLPLKGRGVVISEALARRLALAPGDMVRIEIVEGRGGAGSVPVTALARDYSGFTAYVDRRELNRLIGEGDVITGANLLVAGDRRPAFYAAIERTPQIVGSSSRDDTVTAFRQVMIEAFRTTMVFYVGFAAAIAFGVAYNTSRIALSERARDLATLRVLGFGEAECAYILMGELAILALAAVPVGILGGNALAEGLAVAYSREEVRLPPVITLPSYGAALAAYFGAVVLAGVLVARRVWEFDLVAVLKTRE; encoded by the coding sequence GTGAGGCCGGCGCCGCTCGACCGCAAGCTGCTGCGTGATCTCGTGCGGCTGCGCTGGCAGGTGCTGGCCATCGCGCTGCTGATCGCCTGCGGGGTGTCGGTGGCGGTGATGGCCTTCTCGGCCCAGCAGGCGCTGGCGGACGCCCAGGCGGGGTTCTACGCCGAGACGCGCTTCGGGGACGTGTTCGCCCAGGCCAGGCGCGCCCCGCTCTCCCGGGCGCGGGAGCTGACGCGGATCGACGGGGTGACGGTGGCCGACGCGCGGATCGTCGAGGCCGGGCTGATGGACGTTCCCGGCCTGTCGCGGCCGGCGGTGGCGCGGGTCGTCTCGCTGCCCGAGGACGAGGCCCGGGCGCTCAACCAGATCCGCCTCGTGCGCGGGCGCATGCCGGACCCGGCCAGCCGCGACGAGGTGGTGGCGCTGAAGACGTTCATGGACGCCGCCGGCGTCAAGCTGGGCGACCGGCTGACGACGGTGCTGGAGGGCCGCGCGTTCAGCTTCACCATCGTGGGGGCGGCGCTGTCGCCCGAGTACGTCTATGTGCCGGCGCCGCAGTCCTTCATGCCCGACGACGCCCACCAGGGCGTGTTCTGGGCTCCCCGGGCGACGGTCGAGCGCGCCGCGGGGATGACCGGGGCGTTCAACGCGGTCTCGCTGAAGCTCGCGCCGGGCGCGTCCCTGCCGCGCGTGCTGCAGGACGTGGACCGGATCCTGGCGCCCTACGGCGGGCTGGCGGCCCGCGGCCGGGAGGACCAGCCCTCGCACGCCTTCCTCGAGGCCGAGCTGAAGGAGCTGTCCACCTCGGCCTCGATCCTGCCGCCGGTGTTCCTGGCCATCGCCGCGGCCCTGGTGCACCTCGTCGTCTCGCGCATGGTGGACGCCGAGCGCGAGCAGATCGGCCTGCTGAAGGCCTTCGGTTACCGGGACGGCGAGGCGGCGCAGCCCTACCTGAAGACCGCCGCGGCGATCGGCCTGGTGGGCGCGCTGGGCGGGGGGCTGATCGGGGCGCTGCTGGGGGCGGCCATCGTCGACCTCTACCGGGAGTACTTCCGCTTCCCGGACCTCGCCGGGCGCTTCCACTGGCCGGCCTTCCTGATCGCCAGCACGGTGGCGGTGGGCGCGACGCTGGCGGGCTCGGTCTCGGCCGTGCGGCGGGCCGCGGCCCTGTCGCCGGCGGTGGCGATGCAGCCGCTGCGCCCGGCGGTCTACCGCAGGGGCCTGCTGGACCGGCTGACGCCCGGCCGCGCTATCGACGAGGCCAGCCGGATGATCGTCCGCAACCTGGAACGCTTCCCGGTGCGCGCGGGGCTGGCGGTGGCGGGGCTCGCGGCCAGCCTCGCCCTGCTCGTCGGCGTGCAGTTCATGTTCGACAGCTTCGACCGCCTCATCGACCAGGCCTACTACCGCATCCAGCGCTGGAGCGAGTCGGTGGGCTTCATCGAGGGGCGCAGCGTGGCGGCGGCGGCCGAGCTGGGACGCCTGCCGGGAGTCTACGCCGTCGAGCCGGTGCGGGGCGCGGCCGCCCGGCTGAAGGCCAACGGGCGCCAGGAGCTGACGCAGGTGGTGGGGCTGGACCCGGGCCCGGCGCTGCAGCGGCCGCTGGACGCCGAGGGCCGGCCGCTCCCCCTGAAGGGGCGCGGCGTCGTCATCAGCGAGGCCCTGGCCCGGCGGCTGGCGCTGGCGCCCGGCGACATGGTGCGGATCGAGATCGTCGAGGGGCGGGGCGGCGCCGGCAGCGTTCCGGTGACCGCCCTGGCGCGCGACTACAGCGGCTTCACCGCCTATGTGGACCGGCGCGAGCTCAACCGGCTGATCGGGGAGGGCGACGTGATCACCGGCGCGAACCTGCTGGTCGCGGGCGACCGGCGGCCGGCCTTCTACGCGGCCATCGAGCGGACGCCGCAGATCGTCGGCTCTTCTTCGCGGGACGACACGGTGACCGCCTTCCGGCAGGTGATGATCGAGGCGTTCCGCACCACCATGGTCTTCTACGTGGGCTTCGCGGCGGCGATCGCCTTCGGCGTGGCCTACAACACGAGCCGGATCGCGCTGTCCGAACGCGCGCGGGACCTGGCGACGCTGCGGGTCCTCGGCTTCGGCGAGGCCGAATGCGCCTACATCCTGATGGGCGAGCTGGCGATCCTGGCGCTCGCCGCCGTCCCGGTGGGGATCCTGGGCGGCAACGCGCTGGCCGAGGGCCTGGCGGTCGCCTATTCGCGCGAGGAGGTGCGCCTGCCCCCCGTGATCACCCTGCCCAGCTACGGCGCGGCGCTCGCGGCCTATTTCGGCGCCGTCGTACTGGCGGGCGTGCTGGTGGCGCGGCGGGTCTGGGAGTTCGATCTCGTGGCCGTCCTGAAGACGAGGGAGTAG
- a CDS encoding ABC transporter ATP-binding protein — protein sequence MARRPSAPAPEAPPDAGPAIELRGLAKVYRTGAGDVHALRGVDLSIRRGEILVLLGPSGSGKSTLLNILGGLDRASSGRARFHDLELTTASEAQLTRYRRASVGFIFQFFNLVPSLTARENVALITEIAADPMTPEEALARVGLGDRMDHFPAQLSGGQQQRVAVARAIAKRPELLLCDEPTGSLDSESGVQVLEAIAEVTQAVGATTLIVSHNTDIAAMADRIIRFRDGRITEVEVNARKVAPREMSW from the coding sequence ATGGCCAGGCGCCCGTCCGCTCCCGCCCCGGAGGCGCCCCCCGACGCCGGTCCGGCCATCGAGCTGCGGGGGCTCGCCAAGGTCTACCGGACCGGGGCGGGCGACGTGCACGCCCTGCGCGGCGTCGACCTGTCGATCCGCCGCGGCGAGATCCTGGTCCTGTTGGGGCCCTCGGGATCGGGCAAGTCCACCCTGCTCAACATCCTGGGCGGGCTGGACCGGGCGAGTTCGGGCCGCGCCCGCTTCCATGACCTGGAGCTGACCACCGCCAGCGAGGCCCAGCTGACCCGCTACCGGCGCGCCTCGGTGGGCTTCATCTTCCAGTTCTTCAACCTCGTGCCGAGCCTGACCGCGCGGGAGAACGTGGCCCTGATCACCGAGATCGCGGCCGATCCGATGACGCCGGAGGAGGCCCTGGCGCGGGTGGGGCTTGGCGACCGGATGGACCACTTCCCGGCCCAGCTCTCGGGCGGCCAGCAGCAGCGGGTCGCCGTGGCCCGGGCGATCGCCAAGCGGCCCGAGCTGCTGCTCTGCGACGAGCCGACCGGCTCGCTGGATTCCGAGAGCGGCGTCCAGGTCCTCGAGGCGATCGCCGAGGTGACCCAGGCGGTGGGGGCCACCACCCTGATCGTCTCCCACAACACCGACATCGCCGCCATGGCCGACCGCATCATCCGCTTCCGCGACGGCCGGATCACCGAGGTGGAGGTCAACGCGCGCAAGGTCGCGCCGCGGGAGATGAGCTGGTGA
- a CDS encoding 1-phosphofructokinase family hexose kinase, whose product MPVVVTLTLNPALDVSTSTPRVEPDRKLRCGAGRRDPGGGGINVARVAHRLGARTLAIFPSGGLTGQMLERLVEAEGVGSLPVPVSGETREDVTVLDESSGAQYRFIMPGPHLHGVEWMACLKALAGLEAKPDFVCASGSLPPGAPDDLYARVAEIVESWGVRFALDTSGPPLQAALSERVFLIKPNLRELRELTGAPLEDEASRIAACRSLIARGRTAAVALTLGHEGALLVTAQDAWRAPALPVRPVSSVGAGDSFLGAMVWGLASKLTLREAFAFAMAGGSAALLAQGTQLAGARDVRRLLPQVTVERVDDRAALRA is encoded by the coding sequence ATGCCCGTCGTCGTCACCCTGACGCTCAACCCCGCCCTGGATGTCTCGACCTCGACGCCGCGGGTCGAGCCCGACCGCAAGCTCCGCTGCGGCGCCGGCCGGCGCGATCCCGGCGGCGGGGGGATCAACGTCGCCCGCGTCGCCCACCGCCTGGGCGCGCGCACGCTGGCGATCTTCCCCTCGGGCGGCCTCACCGGCCAGATGCTGGAGCGCCTCGTCGAGGCCGAAGGGGTGGGAAGCCTGCCCGTGCCGGTCTCGGGCGAGACCCGCGAGGACGTCACCGTGCTCGACGAGTCCTCGGGCGCCCAGTACCGCTTCATCATGCCGGGGCCCCATCTGCACGGGGTCGAATGGATGGCCTGCCTGAAGGCGCTGGCGGGGCTCGAGGCCAAGCCCGACTTCGTCTGCGCCAGCGGCAGCCTGCCGCCCGGCGCCCCCGACGACCTCTACGCGCGGGTGGCCGAGATCGTGGAGAGCTGGGGCGTCCGCTTCGCCCTGGACACCTCGGGCCCGCCGCTGCAGGCGGCGCTTTCCGAACGCGTCTTCCTTATCAAGCCCAACCTGCGCGAGCTGCGCGAACTCACCGGCGCGCCGCTGGAGGACGAGGCGAGCCGCATCGCCGCCTGTCGGTCCCTGATCGCGCGGGGCCGCACGGCCGCCGTGGCCCTCACCCTCGGCCACGAGGGCGCGCTGCTCGTCACCGCCCAGGACGCCTGGCGCGCCCCCGCCCTGCCGGTGAGGCCGGTCAGCAGCGTCGGCGCCGGCGACAGCTTCCTGGGCGCCATGGTCTGGGGCCTCGCCTCCAAGCTGACCCTGCGCGAGGCATTCGCCTTCGCCATGGCGGGCGGGTCGGCCGCCCTGCTGGCCCAGGGCACCCAGCTCGCCGGCGCCCGCGACGTGCGCCGCCTGCTCCCGCAAGTGACCGTCGAGCGCGTCGACGACCGGGCCGCGCTGCGGGCCTAG
- a CDS encoding efflux RND transporter periplasmic adaptor subunit encodes MARIKWARWGLGGAVAAAVAATAGLLLAPRPVPADVEPVRTGPIAESVSDQGYARVREAYVVAAPVSGRLERLPLKVGDRVSAGQTVVARIRPAAADLLDPRSRAQAQASVAAAQAAVGAAQAQRDRLAAEARRADVDLQRLRTLAQSGFAAKQALDSAEAEARSANAAVRAAAAELTVRRAELAAARAALMGPDADGANIVPVTAPASGYVTRLLQESERTVAMGTPLIEVGDQTGLEAAIEFLTQDAVRVREGMPAEIYDWGGEGTIPAIVRRVEPQGFTKISALGVEEQRVLVLLQFAGEPGKWTRLGPGYRVWGRVFLRREAKAVKAPLGALVRADGGWAVFRVEGGRARLTRVEAGAMTDREAEIRKGLAAGDRVVVFPSDKVRDGARIKVRKSAG; translated from the coding sequence GTGGCGCGCATCAAGTGGGCGAGATGGGGCCTGGGCGGGGCGGTGGCCGCGGCCGTGGCGGCGACGGCGGGCCTGCTGCTCGCGCCGCGACCGGTCCCGGCGGACGTCGAGCCGGTGCGGACCGGCCCCATCGCCGAAAGCGTCTCGGACCAGGGCTATGCGCGGGTGCGCGAGGCCTATGTGGTGGCCGCGCCCGTCTCGGGCCGGCTGGAGCGCCTGCCGCTGAAGGTGGGCGACCGGGTGAGCGCAGGCCAGACGGTGGTCGCCCGCATCCGTCCGGCCGCCGCCGACCTGCTCGACCCGCGCTCGCGCGCCCAGGCGCAGGCGAGCGTCGCCGCGGCCCAGGCGGCGGTGGGCGCGGCCCAGGCGCAGCGCGACCGGCTGGCGGCCGAGGCGCGGCGCGCGGACGTCGACCTTCAGCGGCTGCGGACCCTGGCGCAGAGCGGCTTTGCGGCCAAGCAGGCGCTGGACAGCGCCGAGGCCGAGGCCCGCTCCGCCAACGCCGCGGTCCGGGCCGCCGCCGCCGAGCTCACGGTGCGCCGGGCCGAGCTGGCCGCCGCGCGGGCGGCGCTGATGGGGCCTGACGCGGACGGGGCGAACATCGTGCCCGTGACAGCGCCGGCGTCGGGCTACGTCACCCGCCTGCTGCAGGAGAGCGAGCGGACGGTGGCGATGGGCACGCCGCTGATCGAGGTGGGCGACCAGACGGGGCTGGAGGCGGCGATCGAGTTCCTGACCCAGGATGCGGTGCGCGTCCGCGAGGGCATGCCGGCCGAGATCTACGACTGGGGCGGGGAGGGGACGATTCCCGCCATCGTCCGCCGCGTCGAGCCGCAGGGCTTCACCAAGATCTCGGCCCTTGGCGTCGAGGAGCAGCGGGTGCTGGTGCTGCTGCAGTTCGCCGGCGAGCCGGGGAAGTGGACGCGCCTGGGGCCCGGCTACCGCGTCTGGGGACGGGTGTTCCTGCGCCGCGAGGCCAAGGCGGTGAAGGCGCCGCTGGGGGCTCTCGTTCGCGCCGACGGCGGCTGGGCCGTGTTCCGGGTCGAGGGCGGCCGGGCGCGGCTGACCCGCGTGGAGGCCGGCGCCATGACCGACCGCGAGGCCGAGATCCGCAAGGGCCTCGCCGCCGGGGACCGCGTGGTGGTGTTCCCCTCGGACAAGGTGCGGGACGGCGCGCGGATCAAGGTCCGCAAGTCCGCCGGCTGA
- a CDS encoding glycosyltransferase family 61 protein: protein MAFTRDLETAFTTLPFRPQSTLVPEEQTGVIKRVGEGEDISFEMNGRPRIMAHVPGPVLALNLLFPFNYFHFMIECLPSVYALMREGVLEPETMLVSGLLHPNMALALSFLMRERRMSIIQLRAGGDAVLSEQVILPRSSFYSAERLDGGITPPYCNAENIAALREGLRPTWSDPRQHPPRKLLIRRKRDGRSIVNFDEVERRAVAAGYTVMAPEDYSLNQQVRMFSTASHIIGPTGAWLSNLLFVRRRTRVAVFYPETCREGPIWNLLGRACGVEVEEIFCPIAKYDELQPIHSDYFVPPEILNPLLKD, encoded by the coding sequence ATGGCGTTCACGCGGGACCTCGAGACGGCCTTCACGACGCTCCCGTTCCGGCCGCAGAGCACCCTGGTGCCCGAAGAGCAGACCGGCGTGATCAAGCGCGTGGGCGAGGGTGAGGACATCTCCTTCGAGATGAACGGGAGGCCGCGGATCATGGCGCACGTGCCGGGTCCGGTGCTGGCGCTGAACCTGCTGTTTCCCTTCAACTACTTCCACTTCATGATCGAGTGCCTGCCCAGCGTCTACGCGCTGATGCGGGAAGGCGTCCTGGAGCCGGAGACGATGCTGGTCTCGGGGCTGCTGCACCCGAACATGGCGCTGGCGCTGTCGTTCTTGATGCGCGAGCGGCGCATGTCGATCATCCAGCTCCGGGCGGGCGGGGACGCGGTGTTGAGCGAGCAGGTGATCCTGCCGCGATCCAGCTTTTACTCGGCCGAGCGGCTGGACGGGGGGATCACCCCGCCCTACTGCAACGCCGAGAACATCGCCGCATTGCGTGAAGGCCTGCGTCCCACCTGGTCCGACCCGCGCCAGCACCCCCCGCGCAAGCTCCTGATCCGCCGCAAGCGCGACGGGCGCAGCATCGTCAACTTCGACGAGGTTGAGCGGCGCGCCGTCGCCGCCGGCTACACCGTGATGGCGCCCGAGGACTACAGCCTGAACCAGCAGGTGCGGATGTTCAGCACCGCCAGCCACATCATCGGCCCGACCGGCGCATGGCTTTCCAACCTGCTGTTCGTGCGGCGCAGGACGAGGGTCGCGGTCTTCTACCCCGAGACCTGCCGGGAAGGGCCCATCTGGAACCTCCTGGGCCGCGCGTGCGGCGTCGAGGTCGAGGAGATATTCTGTCCGATCGCCAAGTACGACGAGTTGCAGCCGATCCACTCGGACTACTTCGTCCCGCCCGAGATCCTGAACCCGCTCCTGAAGGACTAG
- a CDS encoding PAS domain-containing protein: MKPMKHPYAVPGRLPADLERVYAYWKGLLRGSAQIPFWDDARLTDLPDLAGRLFLVDAFQRPERFRFGTVGEDLPADLSGLFLDEVEPPTPFEFLLSQASATVEAQAPTYVRAEDGYARLLLPMWGDGRISMLLGAVDPG; the protein is encoded by the coding sequence ATGAAGCCGATGAAGCACCCCTACGCCGTCCCCGGCCGCCTGCCCGCCGACCTGGAGCGGGTCTACGCCTATTGGAAAGGCCTGCTGCGCGGCTCGGCCCAGATTCCCTTCTGGGACGACGCCCGGCTCACCGACCTGCCGGACCTCGCCGGCCGTCTGTTCCTGGTGGATGCGTTCCAGCGGCCCGAGCGCTTCCGCTTCGGGACGGTGGGCGAGGACCTGCCGGCGGATCTGTCGGGCCTGTTCCTCGACGAGGTGGAGCCGCCCACGCCATTCGAGTTCCTCCTGTCGCAGGCCAGCGCTACGGTGGAGGCCCAGGCGCCCACCTACGTACGGGCCGAGGACGGCTATGCGCGGCTGCTGCTGCCCATGTGGGGCGACGGACGGATCTCGATGCTGCTGGGGGCGGTCGATCCCGGCTGA
- a CDS encoding sodium:calcium antiporter, whose protein sequence is MIFAWTQFLLLGAVVGVAGYWLSRFGDVIAERTGLSGSWVGLVLMATVTSLPELVTGVTAVRVEHAPDLAVGNVIGACMFNLLLLSLVDLFYRPACMFSRASQGHALSTGYGAVLLGLVGLNILAPAPLPWVPISFASLLIVPLYALALRTIFTFERRQLLEPAEPSVIRYPGVTLRRAILGYAGAAAAVLAAGFQLPRAALELAGAMGWSDSLVGTLLLATATAMPELMVTLSAVRIGVLDMAVANLLGSNLFNMLVLAIDDLAYPGGPLLSSVDRGHAVSVLTALVMNGVVTAGLIYRPNGRPGGALSWASLALVAAYVLNAWLLFSGTRPT, encoded by the coding sequence TTGATCTTCGCCTGGACGCAGTTCCTGCTGCTCGGCGCCGTGGTCGGCGTCGCCGGCTACTGGCTGTCGCGCTTCGGCGACGTGATCGCCGAGCGGACCGGCCTGTCCGGCAGCTGGGTCGGCCTCGTGCTGATGGCCACGGTCACCTCCCTGCCCGAGCTGGTCACGGGGGTGACGGCGGTGCGGGTCGAGCACGCGCCGGACCTGGCGGTCGGCAATGTGATCGGCGCCTGCATGTTCAACCTGCTGCTGCTGAGCCTCGTGGACCTGTTTTACCGGCCCGCCTGCATGTTCAGCCGCGCCTCGCAGGGCCACGCGCTGTCCACCGGCTATGGCGCGGTGCTGCTGGGACTGGTGGGCCTCAACATCCTTGCCCCGGCGCCGCTGCCCTGGGTCCCGATCAGCTTCGCGAGCCTGCTGATCGTGCCGCTCTACGCCCTGGCCCTGCGCACCATCTTCACCTTCGAGCGCCGCCAGCTGCTGGAGCCGGCCGAGCCGTCGGTGATCCGCTACCCGGGGGTCACGCTCCGGCGGGCGATCCTCGGCTACGCGGGGGCGGCCGCGGCGGTGCTGGCCGCGGGCTTCCAGCTGCCGCGCGCCGCGCTCGAGCTGGCGGGGGCGATGGGCTGGAGCGACAGCCTGGTCGGCACCCTGCTGCTGGCGACGGCGACGGCCATGCCCGAGCTGATGGTCACGCTGTCGGCGGTGCGGATCGGCGTCCTCGACATGGCGGTCGCCAACCTGCTCGGCAGCAACCTGTTCAACATGCTGGTGCTGGCCATCGACGACCTCGCCTACCCGGGCGGGCCGCTGCTCTCGAGCGTGGACCGGGGGCATGCGGTGAGCGTCCTGACGGCGCTGGTGATGAACGGCGTCGTCACCGCCGGCCTGATCTACCGGCCGAACGGGCGTCCCGGCGGCGCGCTGAGCTGGGCCAGCCTGGCCCTGGTCGCGGCCTACGTCCTGAACGCCTGGCTGCTGTTCAGCGGAACGCGGCCGACCTGA